TTAACTCCAAAGTTGAAGTGCGTTGCATTAATCCTTTTGGCTTGCGATAAAGGTGCCATCaaacgacgacgaggaggacgTTTCAgcacttcagcactcccgtgacccttctgaggataggcagttaagaaaatggatggatgaaatttgaCATAGAATGCCTATAAACTTTGCAGAAGTGTGGACCAAACATTTCTGCTGTCATCAGTTTCTTCCCTcacttatatccatccattcattttctttgccgcttatcctcactagggtcgtgcagaatgctggagcctatcccagctgtcaacgggcaggaggcagggtacaccctgaactggtcgccggccaatcgcaaggcgcatagagacagataacagtcgcactcacaatcacacctgtgggcaatttagagtgtccacaattgatgttgcatgttttgaggacgtgggaggaaacccacgcaggcacggggagaacatgcaaactccacacaggcggggctgggatcaaacccgggtcctcagaactgtgaggccaacactttaccaactgatccactgtgcagCCGCCCCCACTTATAGTGAATGTTAAAagtgaacacaccccttctcaattacttttgtgtgtgtgtgtgtgtgccatatATCGGACATATAACTGATGTTAGTAGTCCAATAATAGTTGGACATTCACATATTAATGAATCATGCATGAATGttattgtgacaaaaatgtcaccaagTTTGGCTTTTCTCGAATGATTTCCCTCATAGCGCTGCCTTTTGGGAATGATATGCAATTAATAAATTTGCTGTTCTTGTTAATTGGAACAACATTACCTCATCGAACTGGGATGAAGTGTTTTGATCATGGTCTCATTTAGTTCCATCAGACTTCACCGTCCAAGCTCTCAAGTGTACCTAATAATTTGCCCTCGCTTGCCATTGAGCGTGTCGAGTTAATTTCCTCGCGTGCACGCGCGGGCTCGCGtgcctgagagagagagagagagagagagagagagagagagagagagagagagagagagagagaaagttgtGCGCGCGGTTAGCGGGTGTCgacctgtttttgtttgtgtcggGGCGGGATGGTGGATCCCGGTTCGAGGATGTTGGAGCGAGCCTCACAGCGATGCCTGACGGCGGTGAGGCGGGTGGCTCGACCTCGCCTTTCCCGGCTCCGTGAGGGAGGCGTGCCGGgcccctcctccttctcctcctcctcctcctcctctccctctcCCCCTCGGCCACCTGTATGGACCGCCGGGACTCGGGCGTGATCCCGTCGCCGGCGTCCCCGCGCGGGCGCCCGCGGCGGCTCACTCATGACGACGACATGACGGTGGAGAACATGCCGGGTGGTCCTCCGCCGAACCGGAACCAAAGCCCGCAGTACCACCTGGGCTGTTGCGAGCGCGTCGTGGTCAACATCTCGGGTTTGCGCTTCGAGACCCAGCTGCAAACTTTTAACCAGTTCCCCGAGACGCTGCTGGGCGACCCCCGCAAGAGGATGCGCTACTTCGACCCTCTCCGGAACGAGTACTTTTTCGACCGGAACCGACCCAGTTTCGACGCCATCCTCTACTACTACCAGTCCGGCGGGCGCATCCGAAGACCCGTCAACGTGCCCATCGACATCTTCTCCGAGGAAATTCGTTTTTATGAGCTGGGCGCGGAGGCCATGGAGAAATTCCGCGAGGACGAAGGCTTCATCGGGGAGGAGGAGCGCGTCCTGCCCAAGAACGACTTCCAGAAGCAGATCTGGCTGCTCTTCGAGTACCCGGAAAGTTCGGGTCCGGCGCGGGGCATCGCCATCGTGTCGGTGCTCGTCATCCTCATCTCCATCGTCATCTTCTGCATGGAGACGCTTCCGGAGTTCCGGGACGAGCGCGACCTGCAGTCCGCGCAGCGCACCCGCGACTCCAACGTCACCGGGGGAGGCTCCTCGCCCGCAGCGAGCCCCTTCACGGACCCCTTCTTTGTTATCGAGACCCTGTGCATCATCTGGTTCTCCTTGGAGCTGCTGGTGCGCTTCTTGTCGTGCCCCAGCAAGACCTCCTTCTCCAAGAACATCATGAACGTCATCGACGTGGTGGCCATCATCCCTTACTTCATCACGCTGGGCACCGAGCTGGCGGAGGCGGAGACCACGGGGGGCGGCCAGCAGGCCATGTCCCTCGCCATCCTGCGCGTCATCCGCCTGGTGAGGGTCTTCCGCATCTTCAAGCTGTCGCGCCACTCCAAGGGGCTCCAAATCCTGGGCCAGACCCTCAAGGCCAGCATGAGAGAGCTGGGACTGctcattttcttcctcttcatcgGAGTTATCCTCTTCTCCAGCGCGGTGTACTTCGCCGAAGCGGACGACCCCGCGTCGAGCTTCGGCAGCATCCCGGACGCCTTCTGGTGGGCGGTGGTCACCATGACCACGGTGGGGTACGGGGACATGCACCCGGTGACCATCGGGGGCAAGGTGGTGGGCTCGCTCTGCGCCATCGCCGGCGTGCTGACCATCGCGCTGCCGGTGCCCGTCATCGTGTCCAACTTCAACTACTTCTACCACCGCGAGACGGACGCGGACGAGCAGCCGCCTTCCGACGCGCCCCCGGCCGCCGGCTGCGACGGCCTGCCGGGAGCGGAGCTCCTGCGGCCGCGGGGGTCGTGCGCGTCCTCCGGCGCCCTTTCGAAGGGCGATTTCGTCGGCGTGGAGGAGGGCGACGAGCGGCCTCATTTCAACGGCCACAACTGCGTGAATATCACCAAGATCTTCACGGACGTCTAAAGCGGAACGCCGGGACCAAAGCAGTCGCAATATTCGAGGGATTGTGACTAACTTTTGAATTAATCGCTCATATCTGCTGacagtaaatgtctttttttttctttgtttttttttaaaatatttattcgACCGAGCAATGACACACGATCGTAAACTGCACATAACGTTACgcaggatgaacctaaaatgtacCTTATAACCCCCCAAGTGAATTTAAATTGAACTTTTGGGAGTATTTGTAATCCCTCACCCCCTTTTTCTTCTGCAAACATATTTCTATACGTTTAATGCCAACATTagttaagaaaataaagtgaaataaagtaaaaacagaCAGATTGGACTAGTAAGTTCAATGTCTCAGTACTTTTGTTTTCGTATTTGTTGTTGAACGACTTGAATGGCAGAATTCACAACATATTTTTGATCCGACATTGAATTCCTGGTTCTCCAAGAATTTGTGTTGAAACAATCCTCTACATCctgctgttcacattttgtcATCAGACAGAATTGAGCAACATTGCAtggattaaaatatttattgtcaGACCGAAGAGGCCGCTGGTTGCCACAGAAGGACTggaggagtcacagaaaggcatttTAACCCTCCATTCATTgatcaaacacctgttgtgaatttttCCCACACAACTCATTTTTAAACACCAACAAAGGTgtgaaaaaatactgtaaatgttgaaCAATTCGACTTATTCATTAAAATTGAATTTATCTCAAAGGTTCTTGGCCGTTTTAGGTTCATCCTAAAAAATGTACCCAAAAGCTGAAATATCCCTAAAGTTTCTGaggaaaatagtttttaaatgtATCTTTGCAGTTATTATTGTTCATcctaatttccatttttaaatatttttttttttgtgaaatataaACTGCCTTCACGCCCTCACATTAACAATGGAggaatgggattttttttattgttatttttgaaaAGTCTGGAGGGGGGACAATAGCATCATCTGTTAACTGTATATACTATTGCTTACTTCTTAACcaatttttgttaaaatgtatttatttttaatgtgcgAGACCCCACTCATGCAGCTACAAGTGATCGTAAATATTGTCGGcagatgggggcggggggggggggtgatcgaTCATACCACAGGA
This portion of the Syngnathoides biaculeatus isolate LvHL_M chromosome 10, ASM1980259v1, whole genome shotgun sequence genome encodes:
- the LOC133507893 gene encoding potassium voltage-gated channel subfamily A member 3-like; the encoded protein is MDRRDSGVIPSPASPRGRPRRLTHDDDMTVENMPGGPPPNRNQSPQYHLGCCERVVVNISGLRFETQLQTFNQFPETLLGDPRKRMRYFDPLRNEYFFDRNRPSFDAILYYYQSGGRIRRPVNVPIDIFSEEIRFYELGAEAMEKFREDEGFIGEEERVLPKNDFQKQIWLLFEYPESSGPARGIAIVSVLVILISIVIFCMETLPEFRDERDLQSAQRTRDSNVTGGGSSPAASPFTDPFFVIETLCIIWFSLELLVRFLSCPSKTSFSKNIMNVIDVVAIIPYFITLGTELAEAETTGGGQQAMSLAILRVIRLVRVFRIFKLSRHSKGLQILGQTLKASMRELGLLIFFLFIGVILFSSAVYFAEADDPASSFGSIPDAFWWAVVTMTTVGYGDMHPVTIGGKVVGSLCAIAGVLTIALPVPVIVSNFNYFYHRETDADEQPPSDAPPAAGCDGLPGAELLRPRGSCASSGALSKGDFVGVEEGDERPHFNGHNCVNITKIFTDV